Part of the Nocardia farcinica genome, GGGGTCATGGCGGTGAGCAGCTGGGCGTCGGTGATGCGACGCGCCCACTCCTCGCGCAGGGCGGTGCGGTTCTGCCGCAGGTGCTCCACGAGCTGGGGCAGCAGGTTGTCGACCGGGCCCGCGGGAAGAGACTCCGCCGAAAGGCTCATGGACACCTCGGACATGGAAATTCCAGCCCCTTTCGACGGGTGAGACGGTCACACTGGTGCACTCGGACGTGGCCGAGCCCGAGCCTAGTCATACCCCATGGTGCTCGCGGCCCAAACCTGGGGTTTGCTCGCCCGGAGTTCACCTGTCCGTCGCGAAGCCGCGCTCGAGCGCCGACAGGGCCTGATCCAGGTAAACGGTGAGGTCGGCATCGGCGTTGCGCAGCCAGGCGTCGAAGGCGGCGCGGGCCGCGGCGAGGGTGGTGCGGCCCACCGCCAGCGGCACCAGGGCGTCCTCCGGCTCGCCGAGCCGTCGCGCGGCGAAGGCGCTCACCGCGCGCTCCCAGGCGTCGTAGTGCGGGCCCGCGGTGGCCGCGAGCGCGGGCACGGTGGCGACCAGGTGCATCCGGGTGCGCAGTTCGGCGACGTCCTCGGCGCGATAGGTGTTGGCGTTCACCACGACTCGGCGCACCGCCGTCATCATCGGCAGCTCGTCGGGCACCGTGGCGAAGGCCGTGCGCAGCGCGTCGACCTCGGCGTCGAACTGGTGCCAGAGCACCTCGGCCTTGCTGGGGAAGTAGCGGAAGAAGGTGCGGCCGCTGATGCCCGCGGCGGCGGCGATGTGTTCCACCGTCGTGTTGTCGAAGCCCTGTTCGGTGAACAAGCGCATGGCGATGAGCTCGAGGTCGCGCTTGGTGGTGCCGCGTGGGCGGCCCGCCCGGGTGGTCGTCACCCACCGATTATGGCAGCCACCGTCGCTATTGATTTTGTCACTGACTGACGTTACTGTCGGCGCCATGATGGCGGACATCACATCTCCGGAGGCGGGCGCATACGCGGCCGCCGGAGTGATCCTGGCCATCCCCTTCGGCGCCACCGAGCAACACGGCCCGCACCTGCCGCTGTCCACCGACACCGACATCGCTGTGGCGCTGTGCGCGGAATTGGCCGCCCGTCGCGGCGACGTGCTCGTCGCACCGCCGGTCCCGTACGGCTCGAGCGGCGAGCACGCCGGTTTTCCCGGCACCCTCTCGATCGGGCAGCGCGCGCTCGAACTGCTGGTGGTGGAGCTGTGCCGCTCGGCGACCGACACCTTCGCCCGGATCCTGCTGGTGAGCGGGCACGGCGGCAACCTCGAGCCGCTGCACCGGGCCCAGGCCCTGCTGCGCTCGGAGTCACGTGACGTGCGGGTGTATCTGCCGCGGTGGCGCGGCGACGCGCACGCCGGACGCGCCGAGACCGCCCTGCAATTGGCGCTGGCCCCGCACCGGGTGCGGATGGACCGCGCCGAACCGGGCGACATCCGCCCGCTGCCGGAGATCCTGCCCCTGCTGCGCGCGGGCGGGGTGCGCGCGGTGAGCGGCAACGGCGTGCTCGGCGACCCCACCGGCGCCGACGCCGAGCACGGCCGCGCATTGCTGGCCGCGCTCGGCGACGACTTGTTCGACAAGACCCGGCACTGGTGGCCGGAGACGACCCAGGAGAGGACTTCCCCATGAACGCGTGGTTCGAGACCGTCGCCGAGGCGCAACGGCGTGCGAAGAAGCGGCTGCCGAAGTCGGTGTACGGCGCGCTGATCGCCGGTTCCGAGCGCGGTCAGACCATCGCCGACAACGAGCGCGCCTTCACCGAACTCGGCTTCGCCCCGCACGTCGCCGGTCCGATCGGGGAGCGCGACCAGACGACCACCGTACTGGGGCAGCAGATCTCGATGCCGGTGCTGATCTCACCGACCGGGGTGCAGGCCGTGCACCCCGACGGTGAGGTGGCTGTCGCCCGCGCGGCCGCGGCGCGCGGGATCGCGATGGGGCTGAGCTCGTTCGCCAGCAAGCCGATCGAGGAGGTGGTGGCGGCCAATCCGGCCACCTTCTTCCAGCTCTACTGGTGCGGCAGCAAGGACGAGATCAGCGAGCGGATGGCGCGCGCGGCCGCCGCGGGCGCGGTCGGGCTGATCCTCACCCTGGACTGGTCGTTCTCGCACGGCCGCGACTGGGGCAGCCCGGAGATCCCGGAGAAGCTCGACCTCAAGACCATGCTGAAGTTCGCGCCGCAGACCCTGGTGCGGCCGCGCTGGCTGGCCACCTACGCCAAGTCGGGGCGCATCCCCGACCTCACCGCCCCGAACATGTCCGTCGGCGGCGGGCCCGCGCCGGGCTTCTTCGGCGCCTACGGCCAGTGGATGGGCACGCCCGCCCCCGACTGGGACGACGTGGCCTGGATCTGCGAGCAGTGGAACGGCCCGGTGATGCTCAAGGGCGTGATCCGGGTGGACGACGCGCGCCGCGCGGTGGACGCGGGCGTCGCCGCGATCTCGGTGTCCAACCACGGCGGCAACAACCTCGACGGCACCCCGGCCGCGGTGCGGGCGCTGCCCGTCATCGCCGACACCGTCGGGCACGAGATCGAGGTGCTGCTCGACGGCGGCATCCGCCGCGGCAGCGACGTGGTCAAGGCGGTCGCGCTGGG contains:
- the mftR gene encoding mycofactocin system transcriptional regulator (MftR, the mycofactocin system transcriptional regulator, is an uncharacterized TetR family DNA-binding transcription factor. Its role is inferred by context. It occurs as part of the biosynthesis locus for mycofactocin, a partially characterized electron carrier derived from the terminal Val-Tyr dipeptide of the precursor peptide MftA, through a radical SAM enzyme-mediated process.) → MTTTRAGRPRGTTKRDLELIAMRLFTEQGFDNTTVEHIAAAAGISGRTFFRYFPSKAEVLWHQFDAEVDALRTAFATVPDELPMMTAVRRVVVNANTYRAEDVAELRTRMHLVATVPALAATAGPHYDAWERAVSAFAARRLGEPEDALVPLAVGRTTLAAARAAFDAWLRNADADLTVYLDQALSALERGFATDR
- the mftE gene encoding mycofactocin biosynthesis peptidyl-dipeptidase MftE, with amino-acid sequence MMADITSPEAGAYAAAGVILAIPFGATEQHGPHLPLSTDTDIAVALCAELAARRGDVLVAPPVPYGSSGEHAGFPGTLSIGQRALELLVVELCRSATDTFARILLVSGHGGNLEPLHRAQALLRSESRDVRVYLPRWRGDAHAGRAETALQLALAPHRVRMDRAEPGDIRPLPEILPLLRAGGVRAVSGNGVLGDPTGADAEHGRALLAALGDDLFDKTRHWWPETTQERTSP
- the mftD gene encoding pre-mycofactocin synthase MftD (MftD, an enzyme found in the mycofactocin biosynthesis locus, performs an oxidative deamination of 3-amino-5-[(p-hydroxyphenyl)methyl]-4,4-dimethyl-2-pyrrolidinone (AHDP). The resulting compound, now called pre-mycofactocin (PMFT), is a biologically active redox cofactor that can oxidize the non-exchangeable NADH of TIGR03971 family SDR-type oxidoreductases.) — encoded protein: MNAWFETVAEAQRRAKKRLPKSVYGALIAGSERGQTIADNERAFTELGFAPHVAGPIGERDQTTTVLGQQISMPVLISPTGVQAVHPDGEVAVARAAAARGIAMGLSSFASKPIEEVVAANPATFFQLYWCGSKDEISERMARAAAAGAVGLILTLDWSFSHGRDWGSPEIPEKLDLKTMLKFAPQTLVRPRWLATYAKSGRIPDLTAPNMSVGGGPAPGFFGAYGQWMGTPAPDWDDVAWICEQWNGPVMLKGVIRVDDARRAVDAGVAAISVSNHGGNNLDGTPAAVRALPVIADTVGHEIEVLLDGGIRRGSDVVKAVALGARAVMIGRAYLWGLAANGQAGVENVLDILRGGIDSALLGLRKTKVTDLDRGDIVVPEGFERALGVPASTVATAATA